The Brachyspira hyodysenteriae ATCC 27164 genome includes a window with the following:
- a CDS encoding tetratricopeptide repeat protein, translating to MIKKSLAILIALLLVFTISCKKPAEGNIEDDYINEIEKEYQNSSSNDVVVETNNGMTDNMGNTSNNMSSAANNNNQAVNNKPAQNIPPMDNTDNTAVSAAPVKKRPLKATIYNFYSPWTSQDDPLMIREIRVMIANKEYSQALNYINKLDFNNLPEDVDVGHLYQFKGIVHYFLAKELKSNNALAKNHITSANECFKKVEGLTTIEKFKPLSLLWNGMLYQTYSNDKTELQEAIALFDRVITEYPRTRFANDAVFYKAVTMKKLGMPENEYNDLFLSIKRGGFVDTLVFSQVINDYVPANDLVDREMLK from the coding sequence ATGATAAAGAAGTCTTTAGCAATATTAATAGCTTTATTGTTAGTTTTTACTATATCATGTAAAAAACCGGCAGAAGGCAATATAGAAGATGATTATATCAATGAAATAGAAAAGGAATATCAAAATTCATCAAGTAATGATGTTGTTGTGGAAACTAATAATGGTATGACAGATAATATGGGAAATACATCAAATAATATGTCATCTGCAGCAAATAATAATAATCAGGCAGTAAATAATAAACCTGCTCAAAATATTCCTCCTATGGATAATACAGATAATACAGCAGTATCTGCAGCACCTGTTAAGAAAAGACCTTTAAAAGCTACTATATACAATTTTTATAGTCCTTGGACTTCTCAAGATGATCCTTTGATGATTAGAGAAATAAGAGTTATGATAGCAAATAAAGAATATAGTCAGGCTCTAAACTATATAAATAAATTAGATTTTAATAATTTGCCTGAAGATGTTGACGTGGGACATTTATATCAATTTAAAGGTATAGTTCATTATTTCCTTGCTAAAGAATTAAAATCAAATAATGCTTTAGCAAAAAATCATATTACTTCAGCTAATGAATGCTTTAAGAAAGTAGAGGGATTAACTACTATAGAAAAATTTAAGCCTCTTTCATTATTATGGAATGGTATGCTTTATCAAACTTATTCTAATGATAAAACTGAACTTCAGGAAGCTATTGCTCTATTTGATAGAGTAATTACAGAATATCCTAGAACTAGATTTGCTAATGATGCTGTATTCTATAAAGCTGTAACTATGAAAAAATTAGGAATGCCTGAAAATGAATATAATGATCTTTTCTTATCTATAAAAAGAGGAGGTTTTGTTGATACTTTAGTATTCTCACAGGTAATAAATGATTATGTTCCTGCAAATGATTTAGTAGACAGAGAAATGTTGAAATAA
- a CDS encoding EFR1 family ferrodoxin (N-terminal region resembles flavodoxins. C-terminal ferrodoxin region binds two 4Fe-4S clusters.): MSENKKAVIYCFSGTGNTEKAAKEYKKIFEENGVETLLYNVGDNFDNMPSPKDYDYVGLAYPIHGFNAPYPIFDLIKLFPKFDKNDKKKIFIIKTSGEPLTINNISSEPLMARLKPKGYILTNEYHYIMPYNIIFRHTDEFAAKMWKTAKALCVIEANEVLQGKECFLKKFPFGRLIAFLFRIEHPAMKVNGNLFRVKKICTHCNLCVKKCPVNNIYNDEKGNIKFKNKCVMCTSCAFRCPVDAISIGILNFWRVNGVYKFENPPTGIKGKHDNYCKKAYDRYFADADKKIHSYADNSEEEYKQKLYYKNIENYIS; this comes from the coding sequence ACAGGTAATACAGAGAAAGCAGCTAAAGAATATAAAAAAATATTTGAAGAAAACGGCGTTGAAACTTTACTCTATAATGTAGGTGATAATTTTGATAATATGCCTAGTCCTAAAGATTATGATTATGTAGGGCTTGCTTATCCTATACATGGATTCAATGCCCCTTATCCTATTTTTGATTTGATAAAATTATTTCCTAAATTTGATAAGAATGATAAGAAGAAAATATTTATTATAAAAACTTCCGGAGAGCCTTTAACTATTAATAATATTTCTTCAGAGCCTTTAATGGCAAGACTTAAGCCAAAGGGTTATATACTTACAAATGAATATCATTATATAATGCCTTATAATATAATATTTAGACATACTGATGAGTTTGCTGCCAAGATGTGGAAAACTGCTAAGGCTTTATGTGTTATAGAGGCTAATGAAGTTTTACAAGGTAAAGAGTGTTTTTTAAAGAAATTTCCATTCGGCAGATTAATAGCATTTTTATTTAGAATAGAGCATCCAGCCATGAAGGTTAATGGTAATTTATTCAGAGTGAAAAAGATTTGCACTCATTGTAATTTATGCGTTAAAAAATGTCCTGTTAATAATATTTATAATGATGAAAAAGGAAATATCAAATTCAAAAATAAATGCGTAATGTGTACAAGCTGTGCTTTTAGATGTCCTGTTGATGCCATAAGTATAGGAATATTAAACTTTTGGAGGGTTAATGGTGTTTATAAGTTTGAAAATCCTCCTACAGGGATAAAAGGCAAGCATGATAATTACTGCAAAAAGGCTTATGACAGATATTTTGCAGATGCCGATAAAAAAATACATTCTTATGCTGATAATTCAGAAGAAGAATACAAACAAAAATTATATTATAAAAATATAGAAAATTACATATCATAA